From the genome of Primulina eburnea isolate SZY01 chromosome 12, ASM2296580v1, whole genome shotgun sequence, one region includes:
- the LOC140807161 gene encoding probable alkaline/neutral invertase D produces the protein MDEVKLIVDVMNGGMDRTKETGIKKVSSYCSIPDFNDYDLSKLLDKPRLNIERQRSFDERSLSELSIGLTRGLENYEHAHSPGRSALNTPASSTRNSFEPHPIVADAWEALRRSMVSFRGQPVGTIAAYDHASEEVLNYDQVFVRDFVPSALAFLMNGEPEIVKNFLLKTLQLQGWEKKVDRFKLGEGVMPASFKVLHDPVRKTDTIVADFGESAIGRVAPVDSGFWWIVLLRAYTKSTGDLSLAETPECQRGLRLIMGLCLSEGFDTFPTLLCADGCSMIDRRMGIYGYPIDIQALFFMALRCALAMLKPDAEGKEFIERIVKRLHALSYHMRSYFWLDFQQLNDIYRYKTEEYSHTAVNKFNVIPDSIPEWVFDFMPTRGGYFIGNVSPARMDFRWFALGNCVAILSSLSTPEQSSAIMDLFEERWEELVGEMPLKICYPAIENHEWRIVTGCDPKNTRWSYHNGGSWPVLLWLLTAACIKVGRPQIARRAIDLAESRLLKDNWPEYYDGKLGRYIGKQARKYQTWSIAGYLVAKMMLEDPSHLGMISLEEDKQMKPVIKRSSSWTC, from the exons ATGGATGAAGTGAAGCTTATTGTCGATGTAATGAATGGTGGCATGGATCGTACTAAAGAAACTGGAATTAAAAAAGTGAGTTCATATTGCTCAATCCCTGATTTCAATGACTATGATCTCTCGAAGCTGCTTGATAAGCCCAGGTTAAACATAGAGAGACAGAGATCTTTTGATGAAAGGTCACTAAGCGAGTTATCGATTGGTCTGACAAGAGGTTTAGAGAATTACGAGCATGCACATTCACCGGGACGATCAGCGCTGAACACCCCTGCCTCATCCACTCGGAATTCATTCGAGCCACATCCAATAGTTGCTGATGCTTGGGAAGCCCTCCGCCGGTCAATGGTCTCCTTCCGGGGACAACCAGTTGGCACAATTGCTGCTTATGATCACGCTTCCGAGGAGGTTTTAAATTATGACCAG GTTTTTGTTCGAGATTTTGTACCGAGTGCACTGGCCTTTTTAATGAATGGTGAGCCGGAGATAGTTAAGAATTTCCTGTTGAAAACACTTCAACTTCAAGGGTGGGAAAAAAAAGTAGATAGATTCAAGCTTGGTGAGGGTGTCATGCCTGCCAGTTTCAAAGTTCTTCATGACCCCGTCCGGAAGACAGATACAATAGTAGCTGATTTTGGTGAGAGTGCGATTGGAAGAGTTGCACCAGTGGATTCTGGTTTCTGGTGGATAGTTCTTCTTCGTGCATATACAAAATCCACTGGAGACCTATCTCTGGCCGAAACACCAGAGTGTCAGAGGGGACTGAGACTTATTATGGGCTTGTGTCTGTCGGAAGGATTCGACACATTTCCAACTTTACTATGCGCTGATGGATGTTCAATGATTGATCGTAGAATG GGAATCTACGGATACCCTATAGATATTCAAGCACTATTTTTTATGGCACTGAGATGTGCTTTGGCAATGTTGAAGCCTGATGCAGAAGGCAAAGAGTTCATTGAAAGAATAGTGAAGCGCTTGCATGCCTTGAGCTACCATATGAGAAGTTACTTTTGGCTTGATTTTCAACAATTGAATGACATATATCGCTACAAAACCGAAGAATATTCCCACACTGCTGTAAATAAGTTTAATGTGATTCCAGATTCAATCCCTGAGTGGGTGTTTGATTTTATGCCAACACGCGGTGGTTATTTTATTGGCAACGTGAGTCCTGCAAGAATGGATTTTAGATGGTTTGCTTTAGGAAATTGTGTTGCCATATTATCGTCCCTTTCCACTCCTGAGCAATCTTCTGCTATTATGGACCTTTTTGAAGAGAGGTGGGAGGAGCTGGTCGGCGAGATGCCTCTAAAAATTTGTTATCCAGCAATCGAAAATCATGAGTGGCGAATTGTAACTGGCTGCGATCCAAAGAATACGAGATGGAGTTATCATAATGGAGGATCTTGGCCAG TGCTTCTATGGCTTCTAACAGCTGCTTGCATTAAAGTTGGACGCCCACAAATCGCAAGACGGGCAATTGATCTTGCGGAGAGCCGTTTGCTGAAGGACAACTGGCCTGAATATTATGATGGAAAACTAGGAAGATATATTGGTAAACAAGCTAGAAAATACCAAACATGGTCAATTGCTGGATATCTTGTGGCAAAAATGATGCTGGAGGACCCTTCACACTTGGGAATGATTTCTCTTGAAGAAGACAAGCAAATGAAACCTGTGATCAAGCGATCTTCCTCGTGGACGTGCTGA